In Saccharothrix syringae, the following are encoded in one genomic region:
- a CDS encoding aminotransferase class IV, with translation MLNVEIDGGPATPELLARGLLANYGHFTAMQVRDRRVKGLDLHLRRLDAAHRELYGAGLPGGRVRELVRRALGGVRDAAVRVTVFGLDEPSVLVAVRPPTAPPGTPRRLRSVDYTRPLPHVKHVGGFGQLHHARLARDAGFDDALLTTRDGVVVEGATANIGFLDDDGVVWPEADWLHGTAMRLLERALPSRREVVRLADVGRYRGAFLASSIGVVAVSGIDGARFAADCAEVRRAYDAVPGDPL, from the coding sequence GTGCTGAACGTCGAGATCGACGGCGGGCCCGCCACCCCCGAGCTGCTCGCGCGCGGCCTGCTGGCCAACTACGGGCACTTCACCGCCATGCAGGTGCGCGACCGGCGGGTCAAGGGCCTGGACCTGCACCTGCGGCGGCTCGACGCGGCCCACCGCGAGCTGTACGGCGCGGGCCTGCCCGGCGGGCGGGTGCGCGAGCTGGTGCGCCGGGCGCTGGGCGGGGTGCGCGACGCGGCGGTGCGCGTGACGGTGTTCGGCCTGGACGAGCCGTCGGTGCTGGTGGCGGTGCGCCCGCCCACCGCGCCGCCCGGGACGCCCCGGCGGCTGCGGTCGGTGGACTACACCCGCCCGCTGCCGCACGTGAAGCACGTCGGCGGGTTCGGGCAGCTCCACCACGCGCGGCTGGCCCGGGACGCCGGGTTCGACGACGCCCTGCTCACCACCCGGGACGGCGTGGTGGTGGAGGGCGCCACCGCCAACATCGGGTTCCTGGACGACGACGGGGTGGTGTGGCCGGAGGCCGACTGGCTGCACGGCACCGCCATGCGGTTGCTGGAACGCGCGCTGCCGTCCCGGCGCGAGGTGGTGCGCCTGGCCGACGTGGGCCGCTACCGCGGCGCGTTCCTGGCCAGCTCGATCGGCGTGGTGGCCGTGTCCGGGATCGACGGCGCGCGGTTCGCCGCGGACTGCGCGGAGGTGCGGCGCGCCTACGACGCCGTGCCCGGCGATCCGCTGTAG
- a CDS encoding DUF4865 family protein — MHLMQYEITLPADYDMAVIHRRVATRGSATDDFPGLGFKAYCARERGVDGSPVNQYAPFYAWRAVEGMNAFLWGPYFRGLSNDFGRPVVRHWVGAGFERGPAGTATAATRRVERVPADADAGEVVERALAELRDHARDPGVHATALAVDPSRWELVRFTLWRDETPDEEVRYRVLHLSRPEADDLSPGRHW; from the coding sequence ATGCACCTCATGCAGTACGAGATCACGCTGCCCGCCGACTACGACATGGCGGTCATCCACCGCCGCGTCGCCACCAGGGGCTCGGCCACCGACGACTTCCCGGGCCTGGGCTTCAAGGCTTATTGCGCGCGGGAGCGCGGCGTCGACGGCTCGCCGGTCAACCAGTACGCGCCGTTCTACGCGTGGCGCGCGGTGGAGGGCATGAACGCGTTCCTGTGGGGCCCGTACTTCCGGGGCCTGAGCAACGACTTCGGCCGCCCGGTGGTGCGGCACTGGGTCGGCGCGGGCTTCGAGCGCGGCCCGGCGGGCACCGCGACCGCCGCGACCCGCCGGGTGGAGCGCGTGCCGGCCGACGCCGACGCCGGCGAGGTCGTGGAGCGGGCGCTCGCGGAGCTGCGCGACCACGCCCGCGACCCCGGCGTGCACGCCACCGCGCTGGCGGTCGACCCGAGCCGGTGGGAGCTGGTGCGCTTCACGCTGTGGCGGGACGAGACCCCCGACGAGGAGGTGCGCTACCGGGTGCTGCACCTGTCCCGGCCGGAGGCGGACGACCTCAGCCCCGGCCGCCACTGGTAG
- a CDS encoding tetratricopeptide repeat protein: protein MDLGAPHGIRFRFEAGLLRAVLLDVHRKPPIPATEQLTGPHGGTRDLLVDETRDGHVRAVLRQRFDLPAPARWRLAVGAPGTATGDGVVFDLPGSVRLLVSGSAACAPEDGGACAELPAGRSELTVEVTSEPVFDVGDAVVVCRPDQALAAAVVLSCLPGDRFAPVLVLRPADGSGHRRDALVAELLAATGVRRAVLLTDDTSGDTPGGAPAAPPEQVRLADLPEHLRLAADPTGLTERAWGLLRGGEPDRVLEVPPDTDPVAALFTALRTGAALRVADGAPPPTPDQPESDEAVLVERTGDADDLVAALYAHHRGARLVVTPRPDLAEVARVVAEEQDRVTAAAGAIGDAVKGIGFVEALWRYLSTGGHDPYAAVEAVVTAQVPAEAVDAVGDRRLTAFTTGLPYPFVRTEGANWARKPIGHVVADPLLVVLTELHRAGVAREPGAFSLVFDSGAFRELPETTASLGHHTHSIVLSEADASVAALRALVVDLPVELVFFNSHDADHAVVLGGERLDGEDLPLTLRHRPIVFNNSCRPWTDLGREFVRAGARGYIGTLWAIPPNLAAGFARTAVRRLTAEEVPAAHAVVNTGTPGGIERSYLYAGTVNGRLDEWRDRSTTDAEAALTACGLLAAAARAHADGPLGRVLHRELRALRAVAEAGRATDTPAYADVLLAELALEDDDARAAALVERIDALLPDLEDADRRWAVRYALTGARAERRGDRAAALADYERSAGRGEACPDRADVLLRMAGLLMGEDRTDEARRAALDAHDEYRATGDRAGLLESVTVLTDIGDDDPDTALRRAAEGHDLAEELGDRARQAAFKLDECGRRRAAGDLDGAVEAGAAAVELFRDSDDGPGELAALRLLGACHRERGEPETARHCAAVGLALAERLGAAAEVASFHDDLGGVLTAQGEHAEALEHYRHAVEKLVATGAWERGAELLPHLAVGAVRAGDPEALWTAALCGGLICEVAPRRVWASLVPLVVDSMKRAIETGPRQLTQRGMTDFASAVTAGRREEMPVQVGMLADVVVVLLAWLMDRVDRGVLGLARELDRGTGGVLDMVAYVSVPHAERVRPTSGGRG, encoded by the coding sequence GTGGACCTCGGTGCCCCGCACGGAATCCGGTTCCGCTTCGAGGCGGGGCTGTTGCGCGCCGTCCTGCTCGACGTGCACCGCAAACCGCCGATCCCGGCGACCGAGCAGCTGACCGGCCCGCACGGCGGCACCCGCGACCTGCTGGTCGACGAGACCCGCGACGGGCACGTGCGCGCGGTGCTGCGGCAGCGCTTCGACCTGCCCGCGCCCGCCCGCTGGCGGCTCGCGGTCGGCGCGCCCGGCACCGCGACCGGCGACGGCGTGGTGTTCGACCTGCCCGGCTCGGTGCGGCTGCTGGTGTCCGGTTCGGCGGCGTGCGCGCCGGAGGACGGCGGGGCGTGCGCCGAGCTGCCCGCGGGCCGGTCCGAGCTGACCGTGGAGGTCACCAGCGAACCGGTGTTCGACGTCGGCGACGCGGTCGTGGTGTGCCGCCCGGACCAGGCCCTCGCGGCCGCCGTCGTGCTCTCCTGCCTGCCCGGGGACCGGTTCGCGCCCGTGCTCGTGCTCCGGCCGGCCGACGGCTCCGGGCACCGGCGCGACGCGCTGGTCGCCGAGCTGCTGGCCGCGACCGGCGTGCGCCGGGCGGTGCTGCTCACCGACGACACCTCCGGCGACACCCCCGGCGGCGCCCCCGCCGCCCCGCCCGAACAGGTGCGCCTCGCCGACCTGCCCGAACACCTGCGCCTGGCCGCCGACCCCACCGGGCTGACCGAACGCGCGTGGGGGCTGCTGCGCGGCGGCGAACCCGACCGCGTGCTGGAGGTCCCGCCCGACACCGACCCGGTGGCAGCCCTGTTCACCGCCCTGCGCACCGGCGCGGCGCTGCGCGTGGCCGACGGCGCGCCGCCCCCGACCCCCGACCAGCCCGAGTCCGACGAGGCCGTGCTGGTCGAGCGCACCGGCGACGCCGACGACCTGGTCGCCGCCCTCTACGCCCACCACCGCGGCGCCCGCCTGGTCGTCACCCCGCGCCCCGACCTGGCCGAGGTCGCGCGCGTGGTGGCCGAGGAGCAGGACCGGGTCACCGCCGCGGCCGGCGCGATCGGCGACGCGGTCAAGGGCATCGGGTTCGTCGAGGCGCTGTGGCGCTACCTGTCCACCGGCGGCCACGACCCGTACGCGGCGGTGGAGGCCGTGGTGACCGCGCAGGTGCCCGCCGAGGCCGTCGACGCGGTCGGCGACCGCAGGCTCACCGCGTTCACCACCGGCCTGCCCTACCCGTTCGTGCGCACCGAGGGGGCGAACTGGGCGCGCAAGCCCATCGGGCACGTCGTGGCCGACCCGCTGCTGGTGGTGCTCACCGAGCTGCACCGGGCGGGCGTGGCGCGCGAGCCCGGCGCGTTCAGCCTGGTGTTCGACTCCGGCGCGTTCCGCGAGCTGCCCGAGACCACCGCCTCGCTCGGCCACCACACCCACTCGATCGTGTTGTCCGAAGCGGACGCGTCGGTCGCCGCGCTGCGCGCCCTGGTCGTCGACCTGCCGGTCGAGCTGGTGTTCTTCAACAGCCACGACGCCGACCACGCCGTCGTGCTGGGCGGCGAGCGGCTGGACGGGGAGGACCTGCCGCTGACCCTGCGACACCGCCCGATCGTGTTCAACAACTCGTGCCGGCCGTGGACCGACCTGGGGCGCGAGTTCGTGCGGGCCGGCGCCCGCGGCTACATCGGCACGCTGTGGGCCATCCCGCCCAACCTCGCCGCCGGGTTCGCCCGCACCGCGGTCCGCCGGCTGACCGCCGAGGAGGTGCCCGCCGCGCACGCCGTGGTCAACACCGGCACCCCCGGCGGCATCGAGCGGTCCTACCTGTACGCGGGCACGGTCAACGGCCGGCTCGACGAGTGGCGCGACCGGTCCACCACCGACGCCGAGGCCGCGCTGACCGCCTGCGGGCTGCTGGCCGCCGCCGCCCGCGCCCACGCCGACGGGCCGCTGGGCCGCGTGCTGCACCGGGAGCTGCGCGCGTTGCGCGCGGTCGCCGAGGCGGGCCGCGCCACCGACACCCCCGCCTACGCCGACGTGCTGCTGGCCGAGCTGGCGCTGGAGGACGACGACGCGCGCGCCGCGGCGCTGGTCGAGCGCATCGACGCGCTGCTGCCCGACCTGGAGGACGCCGACCGGCGGTGGGCGGTCCGGTACGCGCTGACCGGGGCCCGGGCCGAGCGGCGCGGCGACCGCGCCGCCGCCCTGGCCGACTACGAACGGAGCGCGGGCCGGGGCGAGGCGTGCCCCGACCGCGCCGACGTGCTGCTGCGGATGGCGGGGTTGCTGATGGGCGAGGACCGGACCGACGAGGCCAGGCGGGCGGCGCTGGACGCGCACGACGAGTACCGCGCGACCGGGGACCGCGCCGGTCTGCTGGAATCGGTCACCGTGCTCACCGACATCGGCGACGACGACCCCGACACAGCCCTGCGCCGCGCCGCCGAGGGCCACGACCTGGCCGAGGAGCTGGGCGACCGGGCCCGGCAGGCGGCGTTCAAGCTCGACGAGTGCGGACGCCGCCGCGCCGCCGGCGACCTGGACGGCGCGGTCGAGGCCGGCGCGGCCGCCGTCGAGCTGTTCCGCGACTCCGACGACGGGCCCGGCGAGCTGGCCGCGCTGCGCCTGCTCGGCGCGTGCCACCGCGAGCGCGGCGAGCCGGAGACCGCGCGGCACTGCGCCGCGGTCGGCCTGGCCCTCGCCGAGCGGCTGGGCGCGGCCGCCGAGGTCGCCTCGTTCCACGACGACCTCGGCGGCGTGCTCACCGCCCAGGGCGAGCACGCCGAGGCCCTGGAGCACTACCGGCACGCGGTGGAGAAGCTGGTCGCCACCGGCGCCTGGGAGCGCGGCGCCGAGCTGCTGCCGCACCTGGCCGTCGGCGCGGTGCGCGCGGGCGACCCCGAGGCCCTGTGGACCGCGGCCCTGTGCGGCGGCCTGATCTGCGAGGTCGCCCCGCGCCGGGTGTGGGCGTCGCTGGTGCCGCTGGTCGTCGACTCGATGAAGCGGGCCATCGAGACCGGGCCGCGGCAGCTCACCCAGCGCGGCATGACCGACTTCGCCAGCGCGGTCACCGCGGGCCGGCGCGAGGAGATGCCCGTCCAGGTGGGCATGCTCGCCGACGTCGTGGTGGTGCTGCTGGCGTGGCTGATGGACCGGGTCGACCGGGGCGTCCTCGGGCTCGCCCGCGAGCTGGACCGCGGCACCGGCGGCGTGCTCGACATGGTCGCCTACGTGTCCGTGCCCCACGCCGAGCGCGTCCGGCCTACCAGTGGCGGCCGGGGCTGA
- a CDS encoding DJ-1/PfpI family protein produces MDVVFVLYPGMTALDLVGPYEVLAPQPEVTARFAAATPDPVRCDAGLVLAPTTTFDEVDRADVLVVPGSGRWGEVLDADVVAPWLRRVHPTATWTTSVCSGSTLLASAGILDGRPATTHWAVRDELAALGAEVRTDRVVVDGSVITAAGVSAGIDMALTLVGLLWGDDRARFTQLLLEYDPRPPHRAGSPETAPPALVERGRHLMRRR; encoded by the coding sequence GTGGACGTCGTCTTCGTGCTCTACCCGGGCATGACAGCCCTGGACCTGGTCGGGCCCTACGAGGTGCTGGCCCCGCAACCCGAGGTGACCGCGCGCTTCGCGGCCGCCACGCCCGACCCGGTGCGCTGCGACGCCGGCCTGGTGCTCGCGCCCACCACCACCTTCGACGAGGTCGACCGCGCCGACGTGCTCGTGGTGCCCGGCAGCGGCCGGTGGGGCGAGGTGCTGGACGCGGACGTGGTCGCGCCGTGGCTGCGGCGCGTGCACCCGACCGCGACCTGGACGACCTCGGTGTGCAGCGGCTCGACGCTGCTGGCGAGCGCCGGCATCCTCGACGGCCGCCCGGCCACCACGCACTGGGCGGTGCGCGACGAGCTGGCCGCGCTGGGCGCCGAGGTCCGCACCGACCGGGTCGTCGTCGACGGGTCCGTGATCACCGCCGCCGGGGTGTCCGCCGGCATCGACATGGCGCTCACCCTGGTCGGGCTGCTGTGGGGCGACGACCGGGCCCGGTTCACCCAGCTCCTGCTGGAGTACGACCCCCGGCCGCCCCACCGGGCCGGGTCGCCCGAGACGGCCCCGCCCGCGCTGGTGGAGCGGGGCCGCCACCTGATGCGGCGGCGCTGA
- a CDS encoding GlxA family transcriptional regulator: MEREVLVVGYEGATLTDIAGPLDVFTGAGRVCGGYRVRLAAVGGGFAVDGGPRLEAEDLREVSGGVDTLLVVGGFGYAAAARDAELLAHLRRLAAGAGRVAGVCTGAFVLAAAGLLDGARATTHWAYCDRLAAEHPAVEVVPDAIYVRHGRVATSAGVTAGIDLALALVEHDHGAALARLVARWMVVFLQRPGGQSQFSVRARVPPVREPGLRAVLDAVADDPAADWTVTAMARRAALSPRHLARVFPLRVGTSPARYVERARVEAAAGALERGDEGLDVVAKRSGFGSAETMRRAFLRVLGVPPGAYRDRFRTTGAAQEG, translated from the coding sequence GTGGAGCGCGAGGTGCTGGTCGTCGGGTACGAGGGGGCGACGCTGACCGACATCGCCGGCCCGCTGGACGTGTTCACCGGCGCCGGCCGGGTGTGCGGCGGCTACCGGGTGCGACTGGCGGCGGTCGGCGGCGGGTTCGCCGTCGACGGGGGGCCGCGGCTGGAGGCCGAGGACCTGCGGGAGGTGTCCGGAGGGGTGGACACGCTCCTGGTGGTCGGCGGTTTCGGCTACGCCGCCGCCGCGCGCGACGCCGAGCTGCTGGCGCACCTGCGGCGGCTGGCGGCGGGCGCCGGGCGGGTCGCGGGGGTGTGCACCGGCGCGTTCGTGCTCGCCGCCGCCGGCCTGCTCGACGGTGCCCGCGCCACCACGCACTGGGCCTACTGCGACCGGCTGGCCGCCGAGCACCCCGCCGTGGAGGTGGTGCCCGACGCGATCTACGTGCGGCACGGGCGGGTGGCCACCTCCGCCGGGGTCACCGCGGGCATCGACCTGGCGCTGGCCCTGGTGGAGCACGACCACGGCGCCGCCCTGGCCCGGCTGGTGGCCCGCTGGATGGTGGTGTTCCTCCAGCGGCCCGGCGGCCAGTCGCAGTTCAGCGTGCGGGCCCGGGTGCCGCCGGTGCGCGAGCCGGGGCTGCGCGCCGTGCTCGACGCCGTCGCCGACGACCCGGCGGCCGACTGGACCGTCACCGCGATGGCCCGCCGCGCCGCCCTGAGCCCCCGGCACCTCGCCCGCGTGTTCCCGCTGCGCGTCGGCACCTCGCCGGCCCGCTACGTGGAGCGGGCGCGGGTCGAGGCGGCCGCCGGTGCGCTGGAGCGGGGCGACGAGGGGCTGGACGTGGTGGCGAAGAGGAGCGGTTTCGGCTCGGCGGAGACCATGCGCCGGGCGTTCCTGCGGGTGCTCGGCGTGCCGCCGGGCGCGTACCGCGACAGGTTCCGCACCACCGGTGCGGCACAGGAGGGGTGA
- a CDS encoding RNA polymerase subunit sigma-70, protein MGEVDFEREAEEHRHGLRVHCYRMLGSFDEAEDLVQETLLRAWRSRGTFRGRSSFRAWLYRIATNACLDVIDRRPARTPVAEMPSAELPWLQPFPDSLLDQVEPEVVARETIELAFLAAVQHLPGRQRAVLVLRDVLGWPASETAALLDETVPAVNSALHRARTTLRRHLPRRRAEWSGEPNPRERAVVREFVEATESCDMARLAAALREDATWTMPPLPEWYRGRDLLVGMWAPVMAGPDAVGEWRALETRANRQPAVANYVRKPGHERFEPMSLDVLRVEGDAISEVITFGSDRFALFDLPAAL, encoded by the coding sequence ATGGGCGAGGTGGACTTCGAGCGCGAGGCCGAGGAGCACCGGCACGGGTTGCGGGTGCACTGCTACCGGATGCTCGGCTCGTTCGACGAGGCCGAGGACCTGGTGCAGGAGACGCTGCTCAGGGCGTGGCGGTCGCGGGGCACGTTCCGGGGGCGCTCGTCGTTCCGGGCGTGGCTCTACCGGATCGCGACCAACGCGTGCCTGGACGTGATCGACCGCCGACCGGCGCGCACCCCGGTCGCGGAGATGCCGTCGGCCGAGCTGCCGTGGCTGCAGCCGTTCCCGGACTCGCTGCTCGACCAGGTCGAGCCGGAGGTGGTGGCCCGGGAGACGATCGAGCTGGCGTTCCTGGCCGCGGTGCAGCACCTGCCGGGCAGGCAGCGGGCGGTGCTGGTGCTGCGGGACGTGCTGGGGTGGCCCGCGAGCGAGACCGCGGCGCTGCTGGACGAGACGGTGCCCGCGGTGAACAGCGCGCTGCACCGGGCCCGCACGACCCTGCGCAGGCACCTGCCGAGGCGGCGGGCCGAGTGGTCCGGCGAGCCGAACCCGCGGGAGCGGGCGGTGGTGCGCGAGTTCGTCGAGGCCACCGAGAGCTGCGACATGGCGAGGTTGGCGGCCGCGCTGCGCGAGGACGCCACGTGGACCATGCCGCCGCTGCCCGAGTGGTACCGGGGGCGGGACCTGCTGGTGGGCATGTGGGCGCCGGTGATGGCGGGCCCGGACGCGGTCGGCGAGTGGAGGGCGCTGGAGACGCGGGCGAACCGGCAGCCGGCCGTGGCCAACTACGTGCGCAAGCCCGGTCACGAGCGGTTCGAGCCGATGTCGCTGGACGTGCTGCGGGTCGAGGGGGACGCGATCAGCGAGGTGATCACGTTCGGGTCGGACCGGTTCGCGCTGTTCGACCTGCCGGCCGCGTTGTGA
- a CDS encoding P1 family peptidase codes for MRNAITDVPGVLVGHATRIGGGALTGVTAVLFPPGTRAAVDVRGGGPATRDTAALDARHGGREVRGVVLTGGSAYGLAAAGGAADELGGFVPAAALFDLGRGGDFSARPGAAEGAEAVRAAGPEVASGNVGAGTGALNATLKGGLGTASARLPGGVVVGAVAALNAVGPSVDAGTGLPFAAHLGLPGEFPGARGDDLDAARAVPGHAQPFNTVIGVVATNARLPHPYPLAAAAQDGLALAVRPAHGLTDGDTAFAAATGTRDADPRAVADAARAVFARALVHALLGAASVTTPWGHLPAYRELYPRTAAAYRGN; via the coding sequence GTGCGCAACGCGATCACCGACGTGCCGGGTGTGCTGGTCGGGCACGCCACGCGGATCGGCGGCGGCGCGCTGACCGGGGTCACCGCGGTGCTGTTCCCGCCGGGCACGCGGGCCGCGGTGGACGTGCGCGGCGGCGGCCCGGCGACGCGGGACACGGCCGCGCTCGACGCCCGCCACGGCGGCCGCGAGGTGCGCGGGGTCGTGCTGACCGGCGGCAGCGCCTACGGGCTGGCGGCGGCGGGGGGCGCCGCCGACGAGCTGGGCGGCTTCGTGCCCGCCGCGGCCCTGTTCGACCTCGGCCGCGGCGGCGACTTCTCCGCCCGGCCCGGTGCCGCGGAGGGCGCCGAGGCGGTGCGCGCCGCGGGCCCGGAGGTGGCGTCGGGCAACGTCGGCGCGGGCACGGGCGCGCTCAACGCCACCCTGAAGGGCGGTCTGGGCACGGCGAGCGCGCGGCTGCCCGGCGGGGTGGTCGTGGGCGCCGTCGCCGCGCTCAACGCGGTGGGCCCGTCGGTGGACGCGGGCACCGGGCTGCCGTTCGCCGCGCACCTGGGCCTGCCGGGCGAGTTCCCCGGAGCGCGGGGCGACGACCTCGACGCGGCCCGCGCCGTGCCGGGTCACGCCCAGCCGTTCAACACCGTCATCGGCGTGGTGGCCACGAACGCCCGCCTGCCGCACCCGTACCCGCTGGCCGCCGCCGCCCAGGACGGCCTCGCGCTGGCCGTCCGCCCCGCGCACGGCCTCACCGACGGCGACACCGCGTTCGCCGCCGCCACCGGCACCCGCGACGCCGACCCGCGGGCCGTGGCCGACGCGGCCAGGGCGGTCTTCGCCCGCGCGCTCGTGCACGCCCTGCTCGGCGCCGCGTCGGTGACCACGCCGTGGGGCCACCTGCCCGCCTACCGGGAGCTCTACCCGCGCACCGCCGCCGCCTACAGGGGGAACTGA
- a CDS encoding Lrp/AsnC family transcriptional regulator, protein MTNLEPTDRAILRELAADGRCSFTDLAERVGLSVSAVHQRVRRLEQRGVVRGYAARLDGDEIGLPLTAFISLTPIDPAAPDDYPKRLEHLPQIEACYSVAGDASYLLRVRVASPTGLEELLRQIREAAHVSTRTTVVLSTPYEDRPPAV, encoded by the coding sequence GTGACGAACCTGGAGCCGACGGACCGGGCGATCCTGCGCGAGCTGGCCGCCGACGGCCGGTGCAGCTTCACCGACCTCGCCGAGCGGGTCGGGCTGAGCGTGTCGGCCGTGCACCAGCGGGTGCGGCGGCTGGAGCAGCGGGGGGTCGTGCGCGGGTACGCCGCGCGGCTCGACGGCGACGAGATCGGCCTGCCGCTGACCGCGTTCATCTCGCTGACCCCGATCGACCCGGCGGCTCCGGACGACTACCCCAAGCGGCTGGAGCACCTGCCGCAGATCGAGGCGTGCTACTCGGTCGCGGGCGACGCGTCCTACCTGCTGCGGGTGCGGGTCGCGTCGCCGACGGGGCTGGAGGAGCTGCTGCGGCAGATCCGCGAGGCCGCGCACGTCTCGACCCGCACCACGGTGGTGCTGTCCACGCCGTACGAGGACCGGCCGCCGGCGGTGTGA
- a CDS encoding pyridoxal phosphate-dependent decarboxylase family protein — protein MGDPLNDRVNAAEALGLVARAAGPYLDALPDLPVRDAAHAHLLDDLDGPLPESGDGAVAAVAELLRVGVPAATHSSGPRFFHLVVGGATPAAQAADWVVSLLDQAGGVWLSSPLAARAEAVVLRWLKELFGLPGGYGGVLTSGATLANLVGLACARSWWARQHGVDVVADGLAGLPRMPVFASGYLHSSTRKSLQVLGLGRDHVRTPTRDDAGRLDVAALDRELADAGPAVLVGTAGEVNAGDYDPLDEMADVARRHGAWLHVDGAFGLFAALSPRTAHLVRGVGRADSVAADGHKWLNAPYDSGFAFVRDRDLLARTFGNGLAPYLPEPDGESVNSNTLSPESARRARALPIWAALRAYGREGHRAMVERHLDLVLRLGRRIAESPDLELLAPITLFVVCFRYRPPGVPDDELDGLNRRLGEALVEDARVYAGTTVYRGVVALRPAIVNWRTTEPDVDLLVTVVRELGARLARRRSGGASG, from the coding sequence ATGGGTGATCCGCTGAATGACCGGGTGAACGCGGCCGAGGCGCTGGGGCTGGTCGCCCGGGCCGCGGGCCCCTACCTGGACGCGCTGCCCGACCTGCCGGTCCGCGACGCCGCGCACGCGCACCTGCTCGACGACCTCGACGGCCCGCTGCCGGAGTCCGGGGACGGCGCGGTGGCCGCGGTGGCGGAGCTGCTGCGGGTGGGCGTGCCGGCCGCGACGCACTCGTCCGGCCCGCGGTTCTTCCACCTCGTGGTCGGCGGCGCGACCCCGGCCGCGCAGGCCGCGGACTGGGTGGTGTCCCTGCTCGACCAGGCCGGCGGCGTGTGGTTGAGCTCGCCGCTGGCCGCCCGGGCGGAGGCGGTGGTGCTGCGGTGGCTCAAGGAGCTGTTCGGCCTGCCCGGCGGGTACGGCGGGGTGCTCACGTCCGGCGCGACGCTCGCCAACCTCGTCGGCCTGGCGTGCGCCCGTTCGTGGTGGGCGCGGCAGCACGGGGTGGACGTGGTCGCAGATGGCCTGGCCGGCCTGCCTCGAATGCCGGTGTTCGCCAGCGGCTACCTGCACTCCAGCACCCGCAAGTCGCTCCAGGTGCTCGGCCTGGGCCGCGACCACGTGCGCACGCCCACCCGGGACGACGCGGGCCGGCTGGACGTCGCGGCGCTGGACCGGGAGCTGGCCGACGCGGGCCCGGCCGTGCTGGTCGGCACCGCGGGCGAGGTCAACGCGGGCGACTACGACCCGCTCGACGAGATGGCCGACGTGGCGCGGCGGCACGGCGCGTGGCTGCACGTGGACGGCGCGTTCGGCCTGTTCGCCGCGCTGTCCCCGCGCACGGCCCACCTGGTGCGCGGGGTCGGGCGGGCCGACTCGGTGGCCGCCGACGGCCACAAGTGGCTCAACGCGCCCTACGACAGCGGCTTCGCGTTCGTGCGCGACCGGGACCTGCTCGCGCGGACCTTCGGCAACGGGCTCGCCCCGTACCTGCCCGAGCCGGACGGGGAGTCGGTCAACTCCAACACGCTGAGCCCGGAGTCGGCGCGCCGCGCGCGGGCGCTGCCGATCTGGGCGGCGCTGCGCGCGTACGGCCGGGAGGGCCACCGCGCGATGGTGGAGCGGCACCTGGACCTGGTGCTGCGCCTGGGCCGCCGGATCGCCGAGTCGCCGGACCTGGAGCTGCTGGCCCCGATCACGCTGTTCGTGGTCTGCTTCCGCTACCGGCCGCCCGGCGTGCCCGACGACGAGCTGGACGGGCTCAACCGCCGGCTGGGCGAGGCGCTGGTCGAGGACGCGCGGGTGTACGCGGGCACCACGGTGTACCGGGGCGTGGTGGCCCTGCGGCCCGCGATCGTGAACTGGCGGACCACCGAACCCGACGTGGACCTGCTGGTCACCGTGGTGCGCGAGCTGGGCGCGCGGCTGGCCCGGCGACGAAGCGGTGGCGCCTCCGGTTAG